Proteins co-encoded in one Metabacillus sp. KUDC1714 genomic window:
- a CDS encoding heptaprenylglyceryl phosphate synthase, with protein sequence MYDINEWKHVFKLDPDKVISDEDLEKICESGTDGIIVGGSDNITEENVLNLMSRIRRYLIPCVLEVSTAESIIPGFDLYFIPTVLNSRSTKWMIDLHHEAVKEYGEIMNWDELIVEGYCILNPDCKAAALTDANTNLSLDDVTAYARVAEKMYQLPIFYLEYSGMLGDLAVVEQTKKVLTKTKLFYGGGITSAEEANRFAQFADVVVVGNVIYTDLKAALTTVEAVK encoded by the coding sequence ATGTATGATATTAACGAGTGGAAACATGTGTTTAAACTCGATCCAGATAAAGTAATAAGTGATGAGGACTTAGAGAAAATTTGTGAATCTGGAACAGATGGTATTATTGTTGGGGGAAGCGATAATATTACGGAAGAAAATGTTTTGAACTTAATGTCTAGGATCCGTCGCTATCTTATTCCCTGTGTTTTAGAAGTATCAACAGCTGAATCAATTATTCCTGGCTTTGACCTATATTTTATCCCTACAGTATTAAATAGCAGAAGCACAAAATGGATGATTGATTTACATCATGAAGCAGTGAAGGAATATGGAGAAATTATGAATTGGGACGAGCTAATTGTTGAAGGGTATTGTATTTTAAATCCCGATTGCAAAGCTGCGGCACTAACAGATGCAAATACTAATCTCTCACTTGATGATGTAACAGCATACGCAAGAGTTGCTGAGAAAATGTACCAGCTCCCTATTTTTTATCTAGAATATAGCGGAATGCTTGGAGATCTAGCAGTAGTTGAACAAACTAAGAAGGTATTAACAAAAACAAAGTTATTCTATGGTGGAGGCATTACTTCAGCAGAAGAAGCTAATCGTTTTGCTCAATTTGCTGATGTTGTAGTAGTAGGAAATGTTATCTACACTGATTTAAAGGCAGCTCTAACAACAGTAGAAGCTGTAAAATAA
- a CDS encoding EYxxD motif small membrane protein — protein sequence MFFEYLTDMSFILIALVGGIIALLFVYIKKRRA from the coding sequence ATGTTTTTTGAATATTTAACCGATATGTCGTTTATATTGATAGCATTAGTTGGCGGGATTATTGCGTTATTATTCGTTTATATTAAGAAACGCCGTGCTTAA
- a CDS encoding YgaP family membrane protein — MRPNIGIVNSLIRITCGLSILAWATSRYCKKPWRDSYLIVIVLGAMKVGEGILRFCPITYMFENSNGYFFDDEEGYEEDDEKIVFNPS; from the coding sequence ATGCGACCAAATATAGGCATCGTCAATTCTTTAATACGTATTACATGTGGCCTGTCCATACTAGCTTGGGCTACATCTAGATATTGTAAAAAACCTTGGAGAGATTCATATTTAATTGTTATCGTACTTGGGGCAATGAAGGTCGGAGAGGGAATTCTACGTTTCTGTCCAATCACTTATATGTTTGAAAATTCTAATGGATATTTCTTTGACGACGAAGAGGGCTATGAAGAAGATGATGAAAAGATTGTATTTAATCCATCGTAA
- a CDS encoding DUF3048 domain-containing protein: MFKGKFSIAIFSMLIIISACSNKEEQRSVENIDSNQKEEKPVAAEVEEKVTYPLTGVEAEETELNQRPIAVMINNHPSARPQSGLHKADVVYEVLSEGSITRFLAIFQSEVPDIIGPVRSAREYYVDLSKGFDALYISHGWSPTAKEKLEAGEADYLNGLFYDGTLFWRTDHRKPPHNSYISSENIAKGAEDNHYEITAEVEPFEFLSEEEVVNLKGEPVNNFVIKYDNSQTWHATYEYNQTKQSYSRFSNNEQTVDLESEEPIQLSNVFVVEMEHNAIDNYGRRGINLTSGGKALLFQNGLMQEVEWENRDGRILPVKDGELIKFVPGRTWINVVPDIEKAFLIQS; the protein is encoded by the coding sequence GTGTTTAAAGGAAAATTTTCAATTGCTATATTTTCAATGCTTATAATAATAAGCGCTTGCAGTAATAAGGAAGAACAACGTTCAGTTGAAAATATAGATTCTAATCAGAAAGAAGAAAAGCCAGTTGCTGCTGAAGTTGAAGAAAAAGTGACTTACCCGCTCACTGGAGTAGAAGCAGAAGAAACTGAACTAAACCAACGTCCGATAGCTGTTATGATAAATAATCATCCAAGTGCAAGACCACAATCAGGCCTTCATAAAGCTGATGTTGTGTACGAAGTTCTTTCAGAAGGAAGTATTACAAGATTTTTAGCAATCTTTCAAAGCGAAGTACCTGACATAATCGGACCTGTAAGAAGTGCAAGAGAATATTATGTTGATTTAAGTAAAGGCTTTGATGCACTTTATATTAGTCATGGTTGGAGTCCTACTGCTAAAGAAAAGCTTGAAGCAGGCGAAGCGGATTATTTAAATGGATTATTTTATGATGGTACTTTATTTTGGAGAACTGATCATCGAAAGCCTCCCCATAATTCCTATATTTCAAGCGAAAATATAGCGAAGGGTGCAGAGGACAATCATTATGAAATAACCGCTGAAGTTGAGCCTTTTGAGTTTCTTTCTGAGGAAGAAGTGGTAAATTTAAAAGGTGAACCTGTAAACAATTTTGTTATTAAATATGACAACTCTCAAACATGGCATGCGACATATGAGTATAATCAAACTAAACAAAGTTATAGCAGATTTAGTAATAATGAACAAACGGTTGATTTAGAAAGTGAAGAGCCGATCCAACTATCAAATGTGTTTGTTGTTGAAATGGAACATAATGCTATCGATAATTATGGAAGACGGGGAATTAATTTAACTTCTGGAGGAAAAGCTTTACTTTTCCAAAATGGACTTATGCAAGAAGTAGAATGGGAAAACCGTGATGGTAGAATTCTCCCTGTAAAAGATGGAGAACTTATAAAGTTTGTACCAGGAAGAACGTGGATAAATGTAGTTCCAGACATTGAGAAAGCATTTCTAATTCAATCGTAA
- the purD gene encoding phosphoribosylamine--glycine ligase, with protein MKVLIIGQGGREHALVWKAAQSNLVEEVFVAPGNDGMDELATRVSISESDNHGLLEFAKEKNIDLTIVGPEVPLLNGVVNDFEAAGLKVFGPRKEAALIEGSKNFAKEIMFKYNIPTADYQTFTDLEEAKAYVKEKGAPIVIKADGLAAGKGVTVAETIDLAIDSLTEMLEDGKFGDASSSVVVEEFLAGEEFSLMAFVKGEKVYPMVIAQDHKRAYDNDEGPNTGGMGAYSPVPQISEQVVNTAVETILKPAAKALVSEGRSFTGILYAGLILTTDGPKVIEFNARFGDPETQVVLPRLESDLVESLLAILDDKPVELVWTSKAVLGVVLASKGYPNEYEKGQAIGQLTEKHDEAVIFHAGTKKVEDQFVNNGGRVLVVSGYGDTISEAQENAYELVEKIAVPALFYRKDIGNKAIKHGVS; from the coding sequence ATGAAAGTTCTAATAATTGGACAAGGCGGGCGTGAGCATGCACTTGTATGGAAAGCTGCACAAAGTAACCTTGTAGAAGAAGTCTTTGTTGCACCAGGTAATGATGGTATGGATGAACTTGCAACAAGGGTATCAATAAGTGAGTCAGATAATCACGGCTTATTGGAATTTGCGAAGGAAAAAAACATCGACTTAACAATTGTTGGTCCTGAAGTACCGTTATTAAATGGAGTTGTAAATGACTTTGAAGCTGCAGGCTTAAAGGTGTTTGGGCCAAGAAAAGAGGCAGCTCTTATCGAGGGTAGCAAAAACTTTGCTAAGGAGATCATGTTTAAATACAACATTCCAACAGCAGACTATCAAACATTTACAGATTTAGAAGAAGCAAAAGCATATGTAAAAGAAAAGGGTGCTCCGATTGTTATAAAAGCAGATGGATTAGCTGCTGGAAAAGGAGTAACTGTTGCTGAAACAATTGACTTAGCGATTGACAGTCTAACTGAAATGCTTGAGGATGGAAAATTTGGAGACGCTTCTTCATCAGTTGTTGTTGAGGAATTTCTTGCAGGAGAAGAATTTTCTTTAATGGCGTTTGTTAAAGGTGAGAAGGTGTATCCGATGGTGATCGCTCAAGATCATAAGCGTGCTTATGACAATGATGAGGGTCCTAATACTGGTGGTATGGGGGCTTATTCACCAGTACCACAAATTTCTGAACAAGTTGTTAATACAGCTGTTGAGACAATTTTAAAGCCAGCAGCAAAAGCACTTGTGAGCGAAGGACGTTCTTTTACAGGGATTTTATATGCTGGACTTATCCTTACAACAGATGGTCCAAAGGTAATTGAATTTAATGCACGTTTTGGTGATCCAGAAACACAGGTTGTTCTTCCAAGATTAGAATCTGATTTGGTGGAATCACTTTTAGCAATCCTTGACGACAAACCTGTTGAACTTGTTTGGACTTCTAAAGCTGTGTTAGGAGTCGTACTCGCTTCGAAGGGCTATCCAAACGAGTACGAAAAAGGACAAGCTATTGGCCAACTGACAGAAAAACACGATGAAGCAGTTATTTTCCATGCTGGAACAAAAAAGGTTGAGGATCAATTCGTAAATAACGGTGGTCGTGTACTTGTTGTTTCAGGATATGGTGATACGATTAGCGAAGCTCAAGAAAATGCGTATGAGCTAGTAGAAAAAATAGCAGTACCAGCTCTTTTCTATCGTAAAGATATCGGTAATAAAGCTATTAAGCACGGCGTTTCTTAA
- the purN gene encoding phosphoribosylglycinamide formyltransferase codes for MKKIAVFASGNGSNFQAILDQIQLGAVKAEIGLVVCDKPQAGVVDRAKSAGIPVFCFVPKEFKTKDEFESEILAALQKHQIDFVILAGYMRLIGSTLLGAYTNKIVNIHPSLLPAFPGKDAIGQAFHAGVKVTGVTVHFVDAGMDTGPIIAQQAIEITNEDTALTIADKIHKVEHALYPKVIGELVSK; via the coding sequence ATGAAGAAAATAGCCGTTTTTGCATCAGGAAATGGCAGCAATTTTCAAGCGATACTTGATCAAATACAGCTCGGTGCAGTGAAAGCGGAAATTGGTCTTGTTGTTTGTGATAAACCTCAAGCAGGCGTAGTAGACCGTGCGAAATCAGCTGGTATACCAGTCTTTTGTTTTGTCCCAAAGGAATTTAAAACAAAAGATGAATTTGAAAGTGAAATTTTAGCTGCTTTACAAAAACATCAAATTGATTTTGTTATTCTAGCTGGTTATATGAGGTTAATTGGTTCTACATTGCTAGGTGCGTATACAAATAAAATCGTGAATATTCACCCTTCCTTATTGCCGGCTTTTCCAGGGAAAGATGCTATTGGCCAAGCTTTTCATGCAGGTGTTAAAGTAACCGGTGTTACAGTTCATTTTGTTGATGCTGGTATGGATACTGGACCAATTATTGCTCAGCAAGCAATTGAAATTACAAATGAAGATACTGCCCTAACAATCGCGGATAAAATTCATAAAGTTGAACATGCCTTGTATCCAAAGGTGATCGGGGAGTTAGTGTCAAAATAA
- the purH gene encoding bifunctional phosphoribosylaminoimidazolecarboxamide formyltransferase/IMP cyclohydrolase has product MTVKRALISVSNKENLVPFVKELIELGVEVISTGGTKSLLEENGLNVIGISEVTGFPEIMDGRVKTLHPNIHGGLLAVRNNESHMNQLKENNIETIDMVVVNLYPFKETISKPDVKFQDAIENIDIGGPSMLRSAAKNHEDVTVLVDPQDYSVVLEELKASGAVSLAQKQRLAAKVFRHTAAYDALIAEFLTNTIGEEDPESVTYTFEKKQSLRYGENPHQKATFYQKPFVPVASIANAKQLHGKELSFNNIKDADAALQIVREFTEPAAVAVKHMNPCGVGVGTSTFEAFTRCYEADKTSIFGGIVALNHEVDLATAEKLHEIFLEIVIAPSYSQEALNVLTGKKNLRILTIDVSALSKPEKQLQSVHGGLLVQDEDILSLDDVEVTIPTKREPSPEEWKDLKLAWKVVKHVKSNAIVLAKDEMTVGVGAGQMNRVGSAKIAIEQAGEKAQGSALGSDAFFPMSDTVEAAAKAGVTAIIQPGGSIRDEDSIRMADEYGITMVFTGVRHFKH; this is encoded by the coding sequence ATGACAGTCAAACGCGCGCTTATTAGTGTGTCAAATAAAGAAAATCTCGTTCCTTTTGTTAAAGAGTTAATAGAGTTAGGTGTTGAAGTCATCTCAACAGGTGGAACGAAATCATTACTAGAAGAAAACGGTTTGAATGTAATTGGTATTTCTGAGGTTACTGGATTTCCAGAAATTATGGACGGACGTGTAAAGACGCTTCATCCTAATATCCACGGTGGTTTACTAGCTGTCCGTAACAATGAAAGTCATATGAATCAACTTAAGGAAAATAACATTGAAACAATCGATATGGTTGTTGTGAATCTTTATCCTTTTAAAGAAACAATTTCAAAACCGGATGTTAAATTCCAAGATGCAATTGAAAATATTGATATCGGTGGTCCTTCAATGCTACGTTCTGCAGCTAAAAACCATGAAGATGTAACTGTTTTAGTTGATCCACAAGATTACAGTGTTGTTTTAGAGGAATTAAAAGCATCTGGAGCGGTTTCATTAGCACAAAAGCAACGTCTTGCTGCAAAGGTATTTAGACATACAGCAGCATATGATGCATTAATTGCAGAATTTTTAACAAACACGATTGGTGAAGAAGACCCAGAATCAGTCACATATACATTCGAGAAAAAGCAATCTCTTCGTTATGGAGAAAATCCTCATCAAAAAGCAACTTTCTATCAGAAGCCTTTCGTACCAGTTGCGTCAATCGCAAATGCGAAACAGTTGCATGGTAAAGAGCTTTCATTTAATAACATTAAAGATGCTGATGCAGCATTGCAAATTGTCCGTGAATTTACAGAACCAGCTGCAGTTGCCGTTAAGCATATGAATCCATGTGGTGTTGGTGTTGGAACTTCGACATTTGAGGCATTTACACGTTGTTATGAAGCTGATAAAACATCGATTTTCGGTGGCATTGTTGCTTTGAACCATGAGGTTGATTTAGCAACAGCTGAAAAGCTTCATGAAATCTTCCTTGAAATTGTGATTGCACCTTCTTACAGTCAGGAAGCTTTAAACGTATTAACAGGAAAGAAGAATCTTCGTATTTTAACAATTGATGTTTCAGCACTTTCAAAACCAGAAAAACAGCTTCAATCTGTCCATGGTGGATTATTAGTACAGGATGAGGATATACTGTCTCTTGATGATGTTGAGGTGACAATCCCTACGAAGCGCGAGCCTTCTCCTGAAGAGTGGAAGGATCTAAAACTAGCTTGGAAAGTAGTAAAACATGTAAAATCAAATGCAATTGTTCTTGCTAAGGATGAAATGACAGTTGGAGTTGGAGCAGGTCAAATGAACCGAGTAGGATCAGCGAAAATTGCTATCGAGCAAGCTGGTGAAAAAGCACAAGGTAGTGCACTTGGCTCTGATGCATTCTTCCCAATGTCTGACACAGTTGAAGCAGCAGCAAAAGCTGGTGTAACAGCTATCATCCAACCTGGTGGATCAATTCGTGATGAAGATTCAATCCGCATGGCTGATGAATATGGAATCACAATGGTATTCACAGGAGTACGTCATTTTAAACATTAA
- a CDS encoding adenine deaminase C-terminal domain-containing protein, which yields MPERKFQWKISQIRKQIDVLSNKCAPTIVLKNATYLNSYLRQWVKAHIWIVEDRIVYVGDNLPEYTNQTEMIDCTNKVVVPGYIEPHAHPFQLYNPHTLAKYVSQTGTTSFIGDNLFFLLQYEKKKALTFLDDMGKLPYHFYWWARFDLQTEVHGEDKIFSHDFLKTWLEHKSVVQGGELTSWPKLLDGDDWILYWLRETKRRGKRIEGHFPGASDNTLMKMKLFGVDSDHESMTGKDVINRLKMGYTAALRHSSIRPDLAILLKEIQDEGLTTYDHLYYTTDGATPTFYENGMINRCIDIALDCNVPSIDAYNMAAFNVAKYYQLEEQIGVIAPGRIATLNILDSIDKPDPSSVMAKGTWVLKEGHCQEDKEVVEWAEYGIQSADIKWDLTIDDLQFSMPLGMKMRNAVIMEPYSITIDSSVNELSEIHDESFLALIDRNGKWRVNTVIKGFSKQVQGFASSYSTTGDIIIIGKNKTEMLAAFTRMKEIGGGIVLTENGNVTFEMPLEINGSASIEELEEVMRKQNQLNTLLKERGYGFDDPVYSLLFLSSTHLPYIRITPRGIFDVMKKTVLFPSIMR from the coding sequence ATGCCCGAGAGAAAATTTCAATGGAAAATTAGTCAAATCCGAAAACAAATAGATGTTTTATCAAACAAATGTGCACCAACTATTGTCTTAAAAAATGCAACTTATCTTAATTCTTACTTGCGTCAATGGGTTAAAGCTCATATTTGGATAGTCGAGGATCGAATTGTCTATGTGGGAGACAATTTACCAGAGTATACAAATCAAACCGAAATGATTGATTGTACAAACAAAGTGGTAGTGCCAGGATACATTGAACCACATGCTCATCCATTTCAATTATATAATCCCCATACGTTAGCAAAGTATGTATCGCAAACAGGTACAACATCATTTATAGGTGATAATCTTTTTTTTCTTTTACAATACGAGAAAAAGAAAGCGCTTACGTTTTTGGATGATATGGGGAAATTACCATATCACTTTTATTGGTGGGCTAGATTTGATTTGCAAACAGAGGTACATGGTGAGGATAAAATTTTCTCCCATGATTTTCTTAAAACGTGGTTAGAGCATAAATCTGTTGTTCAAGGAGGAGAATTAACGAGTTGGCCAAAGCTACTAGATGGTGATGACTGGATTTTATATTGGCTAAGAGAAACTAAGCGAAGAGGAAAACGGATAGAAGGACATTTTCCAGGAGCTTCAGATAATACTTTAATGAAAATGAAACTATTTGGTGTTGACAGTGATCATGAATCTATGACAGGTAAAGATGTGATAAACCGTCTGAAAATGGGGTATACTGCTGCCTTAAGACATTCATCAATTCGTCCAGATCTCGCAATCCTTCTTAAGGAGATACAGGATGAGGGACTAACAACATATGATCATTTATATTATACTACTGATGGGGCAACCCCTACTTTTTATGAAAATGGAATGATTAATCGTTGTATAGATATAGCTTTAGATTGCAATGTTCCTTCAATTGATGCATATAATATGGCAGCATTCAATGTAGCGAAATATTACCAATTGGAAGAGCAAATAGGTGTTATTGCTCCAGGAAGAATTGCTACTCTAAATATTTTAGATAGTATTGACAAACCTGACCCATCTTCTGTTATGGCAAAAGGAACATGGGTTCTAAAAGAGGGTCATTGTCAGGAGGATAAAGAAGTTGTTGAATGGGCTGAATATGGTATTCAATCAGCAGATATAAAATGGGATCTAACAATAGATGATTTACAATTTTCAATGCCTCTTGGGATGAAGATGAGGAATGCTGTTATTATGGAGCCGTACTCGATTACAATCGATAGCTCTGTTAATGAGCTATCCGAAATACATGACGAAAGCTTTCTAGCTTTAATTGACCGTAATGGAAAATGGAGAGTAAATACAGTGATAAAAGGTTTCTCCAAACAGGTACAGGGCTTTGCAAGTTCCTATTCCACAACTGGAGATATCATTATCATTGGTAAAAATAAAACTGAAATGCTTGCTGCCTTTACTCGAATGAAGGAGATCGGCGGAGGAATTGTGTTGACTGAGAATGGAAATGTTACATTTGAAATGCCGTTAGAGATAAATGGAAGCGCTTCAATAGAGGAGCTTGAAGAGGTTATGAGAAAACAGAATCAGTTGAACACTCTATTAAAAGAAAGAGGGTATGGCTTCGATGATCCTGTTTATTCCTTGTTATTCTTGTCTTCAACGCATTTACCATATATTAGAATAACACCTAGAGGTATTTTTGACGTAATGAAAAAAACGGTACTCTTTCCATCGATAATGCGTTAA
- the purM gene encoding phosphoribosylformylglycinamidine cyclo-ligase, with amino-acid sequence MSDVYKQAGVDIEAGYEAVSRMKKHVAKTMRAGVMGGLGGFGGMFDLSELDYKKPVLVSGTDGVGTKLKLAFMADKHDSIGIDAVAMCVNDILAQGAEPLFFLDYLALGKAVPEKIEQIVKGIADGCEESGCALVGGETAEMPGLYEEDEYDVAGFSVGVVEKDQIVTGENIKPGHVLIGLSSSGLHSNGFSLVRKILLEDQQLDLKTVYEPFTKDLGEVLLTPTRIYVKPVLDVVKKSQIDGMAHITGGGFIENIPRMLPEGTGAEIDYGSWPFPEIFDFLKEKGELSREDMFNVFNMGIGFVLAVKEELLHDVIQQLEGNGEKAYIIGRVTKGSGVSFGGGALR; translated from the coding sequence ATGTCCGACGTTTATAAACAAGCCGGTGTGGATATCGAAGCAGGCTATGAAGCTGTTTCAAGAATGAAAAAGCATGTTGCCAAGACAATGCGTGCGGGAGTAATGGGTGGACTTGGTGGCTTTGGTGGAATGTTTGATTTAAGTGAATTAGATTATAAAAAGCCTGTTCTCGTTTCAGGTACGGATGGCGTAGGAACAAAATTAAAACTTGCATTTATGGCTGATAAGCATGATTCTATTGGGATTGACGCCGTAGCAATGTGTGTAAATGATATTTTAGCTCAAGGTGCTGAGCCATTATTTTTCTTGGATTATTTAGCATTAGGAAAGGCTGTTCCAGAAAAGATTGAGCAAATTGTAAAAGGAATCGCCGATGGTTGTGAAGAATCTGGTTGTGCATTAGTCGGTGGAGAGACTGCTGAAATGCCTGGATTATATGAAGAGGACGAATATGATGTAGCTGGTTTTTCAGTTGGAGTAGTTGAAAAAGATCAGATTGTAACTGGAGAAAATATTAAGCCAGGACACGTTTTAATAGGTCTTTCATCTAGTGGCTTACACAGCAACGGATTTTCATTAGTTCGTAAAATTCTTCTAGAGGATCAACAACTTGATTTAAAAACTGTATATGAACCATTTACTAAAGACTTAGGTGAAGTTTTATTAACACCAACAAGAATATATGTTAAACCGGTACTTGATGTTGTTAAAAAATCCCAAATAGACGGTATGGCACATATTACAGGTGGCGGATTTATTGAAAATATCCCACGGATGCTTCCTGAAGGAACAGGTGCTGAAATTGATTATGGTTCATGGCCATTCCCAGAAATTTTTGATTTCCTCAAAGAAAAAGGCGAGCTTAGCCGTGAAGATATGTTCAATGTCTTTAACATGGGAATTGGGTTTGTTTTAGCTGTTAAAGAAGAGCTATTACATGACGTCATTCAGCAGTTAGAAGGAAATGGTGAAAAGGCATATATCATTGGCCGAGTGACAAAAGGATCTGGCGTTTCGTTCGGTGGAGGCGCGCTTCGATGA
- a CDS encoding YerC/YecD family TrpR-related protein codes for MQIEKLRGKELDQLFESILSLKDLEECYRFFDDLCTVNEIQSLAQRLEVARMLREGYTYHKIETETGASTATISRVKRCLNYGNDAYTMALERVHDQKEPTE; via the coding sequence ATGCAAATAGAGAAGCTACGTGGAAAAGAACTTGATCAGCTTTTTGAATCTATTTTGTCATTAAAAGATTTAGAAGAATGTTATCGATTCTTCGATGATCTTTGTACAGTAAATGAAATCCAATCGCTTGCACAAAGACTTGAAGTAGCGAGAATGCTGCGAGAAGGATATACTTATCATAAGATAGAAACCGAAACGGGAGCGAGTACTGCAACCATTTCTCGTGTAAAACGTTGTTTAAATTATGGGAATGATGCCTATACAATGGCATTAGAACGAGTGCACGATCAGAAGGAACCAACCGAATAA